The Halorhabdus sp. BNX81 genome includes a region encoding these proteins:
- a CDS encoding chemotaxis protein CheD has protein sequence MKVYDGSGTEQTSTPERIKVGIAEYDVSTDGATLTTSGLGSCIGVALHDAETGVSGLVHVMLPVAEEVNGGNPAKFADTGVETLVSELEAHGADRSSMIAKIAGGSDMLDFSKNGSGIGVRNANVVEETLSELDIPIVGEDVGGDHGRSIRLEGETGELIVKSANRESKRL, from the coding sequence ATGAAGGTCTACGACGGATCGGGGACAGAGCAGACGAGTACCCCCGAACGAATCAAGGTCGGGATCGCCGAGTACGACGTCTCGACGGACGGGGCGACATTGACGACCAGCGGCCTGGGCTCGTGTATCGGGGTTGCGCTTCACGATGCGGAGACCGGCGTCTCGGGACTGGTTCACGTGATGCTCCCGGTCGCCGAGGAAGTCAACGGCGGCAACCCGGCGAAGTTCGCCGACACCGGCGTCGAGACGCTGGTCAGCGAACTCGAGGCGCACGGCGCGGACCGATCGAGCATGATCGCGAAGATCGCCGGCGGGAGCGACATGCTCGACTTCTCGAAGAACGGGTCCGGTATCGGCGTCCGGAACGCGAACGTCGTCGAAGAGACGCTTTCGGAACTGGATATCCCGATCGTCGGCGAGGACGTAGGCGGCGACCACGGGCGCTCGATCAGACTCGAAGGTGAAACCGGCGAACTCATCGTCAAAAGTGCAAATAGAGAGTCAAAGCGACTCTGA
- a CDS encoding chemotaxis protein CheC: MNVDIQSLGTFNELAHEGAKQATASMSQMTGIDADVDVTQITLMDRANVGEALGEQAFVGVEFDFEGELSGQTVLVLDQACSETLTGALLPGDGAGGDMAKSGVKEIGNIMMSGFIDGWADYLETTIEHSPPTYIEGTGKGILPTSDTATPDDQVFVFKSEIEWVDESVDFYIYMLPDQDSLTEVMADHVDAEEDAIPVDKLHVFNRMTREGTRQAAENVSMMTGIDVEAEVSQINFARIEDVPKQVGTDQYVGTAVEFTGLPSGFLLVLFDEASAKNAAEALMPTEVDGDGLTDQHTAAIEELGNIMTSGFVDGWANVLQTSVDHTPPRLVHDMGRAIIDPLAAQVGQQQDHAFVIDSRMQTEDVEFESEIYALPNDEELRQALEALAVERAEKTDADPEEIFQ; this comes from the coding sequence ATGAACGTCGACATCCAGTCGCTCGGGACGTTCAATGAACTCGCCCACGAAGGGGCAAAGCAAGCGACAGCGTCGATGTCCCAGATGACCGGGATCGACGCCGACGTGGACGTGACCCAGATCACGCTGATGGATCGGGCAAACGTCGGCGAAGCGCTCGGCGAACAGGCGTTCGTCGGCGTCGAATTCGACTTCGAGGGGGAGTTGTCGGGCCAGACGGTACTGGTGCTCGACCAGGCGTGTAGTGAAACGTTGACGGGGGCATTACTGCCCGGGGACGGCGCTGGCGGGGACATGGCGAAAAGTGGGGTCAAGGAGATCGGCAACATCATGATGAGTGGGTTTATCGACGGGTGGGCTGATTACCTCGAGACCACGATCGAACACTCCCCACCGACGTACATAGAAGGGACCGGCAAGGGGATCCTACCCACATCGGATACGGCCACCCCGGACGACCAGGTGTTCGTGTTCAAAAGTGAGATCGAGTGGGTCGACGAGTCCGTCGACTTCTACATCTACATGTTGCCGGATCAAGACTCGCTCACGGAGGTCATGGCGGACCACGTCGACGCTGAGGAAGACGCGATCCCGGTGGACAAACTCCACGTCTTCAACCGCATGACCAGGGAGGGTACCAGGCAGGCAGCCGAAAACGTCTCGATGATGACCGGGATCGACGTCGAAGCGGAAGTGTCCCAGATCAACTTCGCTCGGATCGAGGACGTCCCAAAGCAGGTCGGTACCGACCAGTACGTCGGGACGGCCGTCGAGTTCACCGGGCTCCCGAGCGGCTTCCTGCTCGTCTTGTTCGATGAAGCCTCGGCGAAAAACGCGGCCGAGGCGCTGATGCCGACCGAAGTCGACGGCGACGGGCTCACCGATCAACACACGGCGGCGATCGAAGAGCTGGGCAACATCATGACCAGTGGATTCGTCGACGGGTGGGCAAACGTCCTCCAGACGTCGGTCGATCATACGCCGCCGCGGCTGGTTCATGACATGGGGCGGGCCATCATCGACCCGCTGGCAGCCCAGGTCGGCCAGCAGCAGGACCACGCCTTCGTCATCGACTCGCGGATGCAGACCGAGGACGTCGAATTCGAAAGTGAGATCTACGCGTTGCCAAACGACGAGGAACTCCGGCAGGCACTCGAAGCATTGGCGGTCGAACGGGCAGAAAAGACTGACGCGGATCCCGAGGAAATATTCCAGTGA
- the cheY gene encoding chemotaxis protein CheY: MPEVLIADDSEFMRNLLREILEEDHQIVDEVENGVEAVEAYKENDPDLVMMDIVMPIRDGIEATDEIKTESPDANVIMCTSVGQEEKMKEAVKAGADGYITKPFQKPSVMEAIEDVVPS; encoded by the coding sequence CGCGGACGACTCGGAGTTCATGCGGAACCTGCTACGCGAGATCTTGGAGGAGGATCATCAGATCGTCGACGAGGTCGAGAACGGCGTCGAAGCCGTCGAAGCGTACAAGGAAAACGATCCCGACCTCGTGATGATGGACATCGTGATGCCGATCAGGGACGGCATCGAGGCCACCGACGAGATCAAGACAGAGAGTCCCGATGCGAACGTGATCATGTGTACGAGCGTCGGCCAGGAGGAGAAGATGAAAGAGGCCGTCAAGGCCGGCGCGGACGGATACATCACGAAACCGTTCCAGAAGCCAAGCGTCATGGAAGCCATCGAGGACGTTGTCCCCTCATAG